One region of Chlamydia psittaci 6BC genomic DNA includes:
- a CDS encoding YecA family protein, translating to MTKKVNRNDPCPCGSNKKYKQCCLKKDSQPARYTSEGKFKFSAEVVNSSAADNSCTQLFQRLSGSITSEQKQAVDTYYEITKNKTPIGKKTIKKVQSKEDRLISEQLKKHNFQVMDTSLSVDPSGRGENFVTEEFIPTQEDYRISENTDSDLEENNQ from the coding sequence ATGACAAAAAAAGTTAACAGAAATGATCCATGCCCATGCGGTTCTAATAAGAAATATAAGCAATGTTGCCTTAAGAAAGATAGTCAACCAGCACGCTATACTTCAGAAGGCAAGTTCAAATTTTCTGCGGAAGTTGTAAATTCGAGTGCTGCAGACAATAGTTGCACGCAGTTGTTCCAACGTCTTTCTGGAAGCATCACATCTGAACAAAAGCAAGCGGTTGATACGTATTACGAAATTACGAAAAATAAAACTCCTATTGGAAAGAAAACCATTAAAAAAGTTCAATCTAAAGAAGATCGTTTGATTTCTGAACAATTGAAGAAACATAACTTCCAAGTTATGGATACAAGCTTGTCTGTAGATCCTTCCGGTAGAGGAGAAAATTTTGTTACGGAAGAGTTTATTCCCACCCAAGAAGATTACCGTATTTCAGAAAATACTGATTCTGACTTGGAAGAAAATAACCAATAG
- the surE gene encoding 5'/3'-nucleotidase SurE, whose product MHKRLKILLTNDDGISAKGMSLLVANLLKADFADLYIVAPTTEQSGKSMSFSYTQPVSIEKVDYPQPVAGAWAVSGSPVDCVKLALGDLFRNDLPDLVLSGINHGSNAGRNIFYSGTAGAAMEAILSGVPSIAFSQEQHISFFQEEHAPEILKRLSLYALSNPLPILSGFNVNFPASEHNEEWKGMRLVTTGKEYACGIPRLLVDDGKRKFFSLSDCQIVIDEDISDECRTLLENYISVVPLLVRNSPLALTSEAEFQQLQEDFDNFMSSESGVTLFD is encoded by the coding sequence ATGCACAAAAGATTAAAGATTTTGTTAACTAATGATGACGGCATTTCCGCTAAAGGGATGAGTCTTTTAGTTGCAAATTTATTAAAAGCAGACTTTGCTGATCTCTATATAGTTGCTCCTACTACGGAACAGTCAGGGAAAAGCATGTCTTTTTCTTATACACAACCCGTCTCTATAGAAAAGGTGGACTATCCTCAGCCTGTTGCTGGGGCTTGGGCAGTTTCCGGTAGCCCAGTAGACTGCGTTAAGCTCGCTTTGGGAGATTTATTCCGTAATGATTTGCCTGATCTTGTACTATCTGGAATCAATCATGGATCTAATGCAGGAAGAAATATCTTTTATTCTGGAACTGCTGGAGCTGCTATGGAAGCCATTTTATCAGGTGTCCCCTCCATAGCTTTTTCTCAAGAACAACACATTTCTTTCTTTCAGGAAGAACATGCCCCTGAGATACTAAAAAGACTCTCCTTGTATGCTCTATCGAACCCTCTCCCGATTTTATCGGGCTTTAATGTAAATTTCCCTGCTAGCGAACATAACGAAGAGTGGAAAGGCATGCGACTTGTGACTACAGGAAAAGAATATGCCTGCGGTATTCCCAGACTTTTAGTTGATGATGGGAAACGCAAGTTCTTTTCTTTAAGTGATTGTCAAATAGTTATAGATGAAGATATTTCCGATGAGTGTCGAACTCTTTTGGAAAATTACATATCCGTGGTTCCTTTGCTCGTAAGAAATTCTCCTCTAGCTTTAACTAGCGAAGCTGAGTTCCAACAGTTACAAGAAGACT
- a CDS encoding tRNA 2-thiocytidine biosynthesis TtcA family protein, producing the protein MSILHLHPPWTKSGKRIESLVRKALYTYSMLENHAKIVIALSGGKDSLSLLLMLKAISGRGFPKLDLYAVNIGGKYSCGSEVSKQYLANICDKIHVPYSSITSPYDPEVPECYSCSQVRRRLLFQAAKDVGATAVAFGHHRDDVVQTALMNLLHKAEFAGMLPVLDMVHFGITILRPLILTPESWIRKFAKESGFSRVTCRCPVVSLRTKTEEALKLLEDVFPQARHNIALAIEQHGLSKAQKNKTN; encoded by the coding sequence ATGTCTATTCTACACTTACATCCCCCGTGGACGAAATCTGGTAAACGTATAGAAAGCCTAGTGCGTAAGGCTTTGTATACCTACTCTATGTTGGAAAATCACGCTAAGATTGTTATAGCTCTTAGCGGAGGCAAAGACAGCCTTTCTTTGCTTTTAATGCTTAAAGCGATTTCTGGTAGAGGTTTCCCAAAGCTTGATCTTTACGCTGTGAATATCGGAGGGAAATATTCTTGCGGTTCAGAAGTAAGCAAGCAGTATTTAGCTAATATTTGTGATAAAATTCACGTCCCCTATAGTTCGATAACCTCTCCCTATGACCCTGAAGTTCCAGAGTGTTATTCATGTTCTCAAGTTAGAAGACGTTTACTATTCCAAGCAGCAAAAGATGTGGGAGCTACTGCCGTAGCTTTTGGTCATCATCGTGATGACGTAGTCCAAACAGCTTTGATGAATCTCTTACATAAAGCAGAATTTGCTGGAATGTTACCGGTTTTAGATATGGTCCATTTCGGTATTACTATCTTACGCCCTTTAATACTTACCCCGGAATCTTGGATAAGAAAATTCGCTAAGGAAAGTGGATTTTCTCGAGTTACTTGTCGTTGCCCAGTTGTATCTTTAAGAACAAAAACAGAAGAAGCATTAAAGTTACTAGAAGATGTTTTTCCTCAAGCAAGACATAATATTGCTTTAGCTATTGAACAACATGGATTGTCAAAAGCTCAAAAAAATAAAACTAATTAA